In Colwellia sp. PAMC 20917, a single genomic region encodes these proteins:
- the nhaC gene encoding Na+/H+ antiporter NhaC, whose protein sequence is MTIKNLRSASHMTEPEKDNQPVVINTHKEPSMLDALIPIFALVVMLTTAVWYFADNSSYGPNQIALLLAMGIAIVIGIKNGYTWQSIEKSIVGGISISLGAILILLAVGSLIGTWLLSGTVPTMVYYGLQIIDPSWFYAAACLVCGIVAMSIGSSWTTAATVGVAFIGIANGFEMSTAVTAGAVISGAYFGDKLSPLSETTNLAPAVAGSELFEHIRYMLWTTIPSISIALVLFLIIGFDHSSDVTGDTASIDALLTTLDATYNISILNLIPLFILLYLAFKKVPAFPAVAIGALIGAVWALVFQQELILNMAAEGVSGVKAYITVVWTAFFDGVVVNTGNKQIDELLSRGGMSSMLNTIWLVMCALSFGAVLEHLGMLNKFVKAILSTAKSTGSLIASTVATCIGTNLITADQYMAIVMPGRMFKAEFKRRGFHPTLLSRTLEDSGTITSPLIPWNTCGAFMFGALALTSYDYIFYCFFNLINPVLAIIYGYTGFKIKMLATNSDEAIKS, encoded by the coding sequence ATAACTATAAAAAACTTAAGGTCGGCATCGCACATGACAGAGCCAGAAAAAGACAATCAACCCGTAGTAATCAACACCCACAAAGAACCGAGCATGCTAGATGCGTTAATTCCTATTTTTGCATTAGTTGTTATGTTAACAACAGCCGTTTGGTATTTTGCTGACAACTCCTCTTATGGTCCAAATCAAATTGCTTTATTACTCGCTATGGGCATAGCGATTGTGATTGGTATCAAGAATGGTTATACGTGGCAGTCGATTGAGAAGTCAATTGTCGGTGGTATTTCTATTTCTTTGGGGGCAATTTTAATACTGTTAGCGGTTGGCTCATTAATAGGGACTTGGCTACTGTCTGGTACTGTGCCTACGATGGTTTATTATGGTTTACAAATTATTGACCCTAGTTGGTTCTACGCCGCTGCTTGTTTAGTTTGTGGTATTGTCGCAATGAGTATTGGCAGTTCTTGGACTACAGCGGCAACGGTCGGTGTTGCCTTTATTGGCATTGCTAACGGTTTTGAAATGTCGACCGCGGTTACGGCGGGTGCTGTTATTTCAGGTGCTTATTTCGGTGATAAATTATCACCGTTATCTGAAACGACTAACCTTGCTCCTGCAGTAGCAGGCAGTGAATTATTTGAACATATTCGATATATGTTATGGACCACAATACCTTCTATTAGCATAGCCTTGGTGCTGTTTCTTATTATTGGCTTTGATCACTCTTCAGATGTAACTGGAGACACCGCAAGTATTGACGCCTTACTGACCACACTAGATGCAACTTATAATATTTCTATACTTAATCTTATCCCACTTTTTATCTTACTTTATTTAGCCTTTAAAAAAGTACCGGCATTTCCTGCTGTGGCGATTGGCGCTTTAATTGGCGCTGTTTGGGCGTTAGTTTTTCAGCAAGAGCTTATTTTAAACATGGCTGCAGAAGGTGTTAGTGGCGTTAAAGCCTATATAACCGTGGTTTGGACAGCATTTTTTGATGGCGTAGTGGTTAATACTGGCAACAAACAAATTGATGAGTTGCTTAGTCGTGGCGGTATGTCGAGTATGCTAAACACGATTTGGTTGGTAATGTGTGCCTTAAGTTTTGGTGCCGTGTTAGAGCATTTAGGTATGCTAAATAAATTTGTTAAAGCCATTCTCTCAACAGCTAAATCAACGGGAAGCTTAATCGCCAGCACTGTTGCAACTTGTATTGGTACTAACTTAATAACAGCAGATCAATATATGGCGATAGTTATGCCTGGTCGTATGTTTAAAGCTGAATTTAAACGCCGAGGTTTTCATCCAACACTATTAAGTCGTACGTTAGAAGATTCAGGTACTATTACTTCACCGTTAATTCCATGGAACACTTGTGGTGCCTTTATGTTTGGCGCTTTGGCATTAACATCATACGATTATATTTTTTACTGCTTTTTTAATTTAATTAATCCGGTGCTTGCCATTATTTATGGTTACACCGGTTTTAAAATTAAAATGTTAGCAACAAACAGTGACGAAGCAATAAAGAGCTAA
- the pepN gene encoding aminopeptidase N — MTDFTARYLSDYQVSNFSITTVDLTFELADTATIVTSTMAIKRENKEAKQLVLDGEQLKLISLQIDHQDLPESYYQVSDTQLTLDISADEFILTIVTEIDPLNNTSLEGLFKSGGAFCTQCEAEGFRRITYYLDRPDVMSIFSTKVIADKKRYPYLLSNGNKTAAGDLPQGKHFTCWYDPHPKPCYLFAVVAGDFDLLVDTFTTQDKRDVALEIFVDKGNLPKAQHAMASLKKSMLWDEETFGLVYDLDIYMIVAVDFFNMGAMENKGLNVFNSKFVLADNESATDTDFFNIEAVIGHEYFHNWTGNRVTCRDWFQLSLKEGLTVFRDQQFSADMHSAAVNRIKNVRLLRSKQFAEDAGPMAHPIRPEKVLEMNNFYTLTVYEKGAEVIRMINTLLGEVKFRKGMDLYFARFDGMAVTCDDFINAMSDASGVDLDLFKGWYYQSGTPTLSVDELFSEGQYQLTLTQKNPNQKDGSEGKALHIPVAIELIENNKVIRRELLELTTEQQTWTFDNLAVKPVLAILADFSAPVKLTIKQTDKELATIMAFADDEFCRWDAGQQLMLNYIKALVDDSSFVLPQSLLTTYQAIFDANTDNSFKAEQLSLPSFDEVVAEIAEVDPIKVVNAIAAVKLFLVTGLTASFEKAFTDNKSFSYIYGGKEVGQRALKNVCLSYLSLLEHQKSKVVEQYQSSDNMTDTLAALVCSADNNSADLAGQLQHFEEKWQSTALVMDKWFSIAAQQSSADIFSSLGNLLTHPLFSLKNPNRARSLVGSFSVNNPRYFHCQSGQGYQFLAEQIALLNEINPQVASRLITPLIQFRSFDLSRQELMRAELEKLTTLKNLSKDLKEKLDAALAS; from the coding sequence ATGACTGATTTTACCGCGCGCTATTTATCTGATTACCAAGTTTCAAATTTTTCTATTACTACCGTCGATTTGACCTTTGAACTTGCTGACACGGCAACCATAGTAACCAGTACTATGGCGATTAAACGTGAAAATAAAGAGGCTAAGCAATTAGTGCTTGATGGCGAGCAATTGAAACTTATTTCACTACAAATTGATCATCAAGACTTACCTGAAAGTTATTATCAGGTCAGTGACACACAGTTAACGCTAGATATTAGCGCTGATGAATTTATACTAACCATAGTGACTGAAATTGACCCACTTAATAACACCTCACTCGAAGGATTATTTAAGTCGGGCGGCGCTTTTTGTACACAATGTGAAGCCGAGGGTTTTAGACGTATAACCTATTACCTAGATCGTCCTGATGTGATGTCGATCTTTTCAACCAAAGTCATCGCTGATAAAAAGCGTTACCCTTATTTGTTATCAAATGGCAATAAAACTGCAGCGGGTGATTTACCACAAGGGAAGCATTTTACTTGTTGGTATGACCCTCATCCAAAACCTTGTTATTTATTTGCTGTAGTTGCCGGTGATTTTGACTTACTTGTTGATACCTTTACCACCCAAGATAAACGCGATGTGGCATTAGAAATATTTGTTGATAAAGGTAACTTACCTAAAGCTCAGCATGCTATGGCATCACTAAAAAAATCGATGCTTTGGGATGAAGAAACCTTTGGTTTAGTTTATGACCTCGATATCTATATGATTGTAGCTGTCGACTTCTTCAATATGGGGGCGATGGAAAATAAAGGCTTAAATGTTTTTAATTCGAAATTTGTTTTAGCAGATAATGAGAGTGCCACCGATACTGATTTCTTTAATATTGAAGCTGTGATCGGTCATGAATACTTTCACAACTGGACGGGTAATCGGGTAACTTGCCGCGACTGGTTCCAGTTAAGTCTAAAAGAAGGTTTAACAGTATTTCGCGATCAGCAGTTTAGCGCAGACATGCACAGTGCTGCAGTAAACCGTATTAAAAACGTGAGATTGCTGCGTTCAAAACAGTTCGCTGAAGATGCGGGACCGATGGCTCATCCTATTCGTCCTGAAAAAGTACTAGAAATGAATAATTTTTACACCTTAACCGTTTATGAAAAAGGTGCTGAAGTCATCCGCATGATTAATACCTTATTAGGAGAAGTTAAGTTTAGAAAAGGCATGGACTTATATTTTGCTCGCTTCGATGGTATGGCTGTGACCTGTGATGACTTTATTAACGCGATGTCAGATGCCTCGGGTGTTGACCTTGATTTATTTAAAGGCTGGTACTATCAGTCGGGTACACCGACATTATCTGTAGATGAGCTTTTTTCAGAGGGACAGTACCAATTAACCTTGACCCAGAAAAATCCAAATCAAAAAGATGGTAGCGAGGGTAAAGCATTACATATTCCTGTTGCTATTGAACTTATCGAAAACAATAAGGTGATCCGACGTGAGTTACTTGAGTTAACCACTGAGCAGCAAACATGGACCTTTGACAATCTTGCTGTTAAACCTGTGCTAGCGATATTGGCAGATTTTTCAGCGCCGGTGAAGCTTACGATTAAGCAAACAGATAAAGAGCTGGCAACCATTATGGCTTTTGCTGATGATGAGTTTTGTCGTTGGGATGCTGGTCAGCAATTGATGTTGAATTATATTAAAGCGTTAGTCGATGACAGTAGCTTTGTTCTGCCACAGAGTTTATTAACGACTTATCAAGCTATTTTTGACGCAAATACCGATAATTCCTTTAAAGCTGAACAATTATCACTGCCTAGTTTTGACGAAGTTGTCGCAGAAATAGCAGAGGTTGATCCTATCAAAGTAGTCAATGCTATTGCCGCAGTGAAGTTGTTTTTAGTGACCGGCTTAACCGCAAGTTTTGAGAAAGCCTTTACTGACAATAAATCGTTCTCCTATATATATGGCGGTAAAGAAGTTGGTCAACGCGCACTAAAAAATGTTTGTTTGTCTTACCTCTCTTTACTTGAGCATCAAAAGAGCAAGGTAGTAGAGCAATATCAATCGTCAGATAATATGACGGATACTCTGGCAGCATTAGTCTGCTCAGCTGACAACAACTCAGCTGACTTAGCAGGGCAGTTACAGCATTTTGAAGAAAAATGGCAGAGTACAGCATTAGTCATGGATAAGTGGTTTAGTATTGCGGCTCAACAATCTAGCGCAGATATTTTTAGTTCACTGGGTAACTTATTAACTCACCCGTTATTTAGCTTAAAGAATCCAAATCGGGCACGTTCATTAGTGGGTAGCTTCAGCGTTAATAATCCGCGTTATTTTCATTGTCAGTCAGGCCAGGGTTATCAGTTTCTCGCTGAGCAAATCGCTTTGTTGAATGAAATAAACCCACAGGTGGCTTCAAGGCTCATTACGCCTTTAATTCAATTTAGATCTTTTGATTTATCTAGACAGGAATTGATGCGAGCAGAATTAGAGAAGTTGACTACACTTAAAAACTTATCAAAAGACTTAAAAGAAAAACTTGATGCGGCCTTAGCGAGCTAA
- a CDS encoding DUF2835 family protein, with product MKYFFSINMTTAEFFPYYEGKAQQMVVTTTQGVRVQFPAMHMRKYLLSTGIRGLFCLETENNKFLSVTKMT from the coding sequence ATGAAATATTTCTTTTCAATAAATATGACCACTGCTGAGTTTTTCCCTTATTATGAAGGTAAAGCTCAGCAGATGGTTGTCACTACAACTCAAGGAGTGCGGGTACAATTTCCGGCAATGCATATGCGAAAATATTTATTATCTACTGGTATTAGGGGGCTTTTTTGTCTAGAAACTGAAAATAATAAATTTTTATCTGTGACAAAAATGACATGA
- a CDS encoding DUF1302 domain-containing protein gives MKYSPRNRFYKKPLAASITAALVCLATVSQAQAENFTLGNFDVTFDSTFSYGQSWRVEDRNWNDNVGKSNNFNNGFDFSNYHPSLNPNPDPATVWNGKGGYSTNGDNANLNYNAGDTFSQIIKGSHELEVRYENFGLFVRGMYFYDFEMSEGIRAWTNPLSEVRNDPCRDSEASDQLCNDVRLLDAFVYGDFVVGDMPLSVRVGQQVISWGESTLISHGISELNPVDIARLRAPGSELKEAFIPFGAIWGSLGVSENFNIEAFYQYNWEKTVLPAPGSYFSTNDFAGDGGQFNNVQLGFGSNPDMDLDYLIEGLNTLSGAIAAGAVPAESIGAAYLGAFPTKVTLRQADAENEPEDGGQYGLRLSWFLPDFNDTEISLYHMNYHSRRPIFAGVTADFSNEAIGHDIGMLLSGAITEENYTNLKAFSRVELDYVEDIKVYAMSFNTVLGTTSVAGEITYRQDEPLQIDDVELLFAAMPQQLANDQGRTELDGISQMPIFQGGEHADGFVLSDTLQAQTTLTHLWGPSFGASQLTTLVEVGGINLQDMPDQDVLRLNGPGTARNGGIAGKEGLEMAVQDGVETNPFPDAFAWGYRAIAKLDFNNVIAGINISPRVVFSHDVKGTTPDPLFLFVEKRKSVALGINFNYQSRWSADINYNGFWDGVGTTNQIADRDYISFSIKYSI, from the coding sequence ATGAAATATAGCCCTCGCAATCGGTTTTATAAAAAACCTTTAGCTGCCAGTATAACCGCTGCGCTTGTTTGTTTAGCGACAGTAAGCCAAGCACAAGCAGAGAATTTTACATTAGGCAACTTCGACGTTACTTTTGATTCAACGTTTAGTTACGGTCAAAGTTGGCGTGTAGAAGATCGCAACTGGAATGATAATGTTGGTAAATCAAACAATTTTAATAATGGTTTTGATTTTAGTAATTATCATCCATCATTAAATCCAAATCCTGATCCAGCAACGGTATGGAATGGAAAAGGCGGTTATTCAACCAATGGTGATAACGCTAACCTTAACTATAACGCCGGTGATACCTTTTCTCAGATAATCAAAGGTTCACACGAACTAGAAGTTCGTTATGAAAACTTTGGTTTGTTCGTTCGTGGCATGTATTTCTATGATTTTGAAATGAGTGAAGGCATCCGAGCGTGGACTAATCCTTTATCAGAGGTTAGAAACGACCCTTGTCGTGACAGTGAAGCAAGTGATCAATTATGTAATGACGTAAGATTACTTGATGCTTTCGTTTATGGTGATTTCGTTGTAGGTGACATGCCGCTTTCTGTTCGTGTCGGCCAACAAGTGATTAGCTGGGGTGAAAGTACTTTAATCTCTCACGGTATTAGTGAGTTAAACCCTGTTGATATCGCTCGTCTTCGTGCTCCTGGCTCAGAATTAAAAGAAGCCTTTATTCCTTTTGGTGCAATTTGGGGTTCACTCGGTGTTTCTGAGAATTTCAATATTGAAGCCTTCTACCAGTACAACTGGGAAAAAACAGTGTTACCAGCACCGGGTAGCTACTTCTCAACTAATGACTTTGCTGGCGACGGTGGTCAATTTAATAATGTTCAATTAGGCTTTGGTAGTAACCCTGATATGGACTTAGATTATCTTATTGAAGGTCTAAATACCCTTAGTGGTGCTATTGCTGCTGGCGCTGTTCCTGCTGAAAGTATCGGCGCAGCCTATTTAGGCGCTTTTCCAACGAAGGTTACACTGCGTCAAGCTGATGCAGAAAATGAACCTGAAGATGGTGGTCAGTATGGTCTTCGTTTATCATGGTTTTTACCTGACTTCAACGACACCGAAATCAGTCTTTACCACATGAATTACCATAGCCGTCGCCCAATATTTGCTGGTGTTACTGCTGATTTTAGTAATGAAGCTATTGGTCATGATATTGGTATGTTACTTTCAGGCGCTATTACTGAAGAAAATTATACAAATTTGAAAGCATTCTCTCGTGTAGAACTTGATTATGTAGAAGATATTAAAGTTTATGCGATGAGCTTTAACACCGTATTAGGCACAACTTCTGTTGCCGGTGAAATTACTTACCGCCAAGATGAACCGTTGCAAATTGACGATGTTGAGTTATTGTTTGCGGCGATGCCTCAGCAATTAGCGAATGATCAAGGTCGCACTGAGCTTGATGGTATTTCTCAAATGCCAATATTCCAGGGCGGCGAACATGCTGATGGTTTTGTTCTATCAGATACTTTGCAAGCACAAACAACGCTAACGCATCTTTGGGGTCCTTCATTTGGCGCCAGCCAGTTAACAACATTAGTTGAAGTGGGTGGTATTAACCTGCAAGATATGCCTGACCAAGACGTATTACGATTAAATGGTCCAGGTACTGCACGTAACGGTGGCATTGCCGGTAAAGAAGGTTTAGAAATGGCGGTTCAGGACGGTGTTGAAACTAACCCGTTCCCAGACGCATTTGCTTGGGGTTACCGTGCAATTGCTAAGTTAGACTTTAATAACGTTATCGCTGGTATTAACATTTCACCACGTGTGGTCTTCTCTCATGATGTTAAAGGTACGACACCAGATCCATTATTCTTATTTGTTGAAAAACGTAAGTCTGTGGCTTTAGGTATTAACTTTAATTACCAAAGTCGCTGGTCAGCAGACATTAACTATAACGGTTTTTGGGATGGCGTAGGTACAACCAATCAAATAGCAGATCGCGATTACATTTCATTCAGCATTAAATATTCTATATAA
- a CDS encoding DUF1329 domain-containing protein codes for MKNSLKKLTLASVAVSLAIVSTATLAKVSSTEVAKLSKELTPIGAVRAANKDGSIPAWNGGITSVPAGYTVGDHHIDPFSTDKVKYTITAANVGEYKAMLTPGQVKLFETYPDTYKMNVYQSRRSASYPEHVYQASIDNAGRTELVEGGNGIVNAAVGIPFPVPQDGLEAIWNHILRYRGESLTREGGQAAPTASGDYTYLGFDDQLMIPYGVKGASADKLKETNILFKFKQKVTEPARLAGTALLVHETMNQIQTPRQAWTYNTGQRRVRRAPNVAYDTPGTASDGLRTTDDFDMFNGAPNRYNWTLKGKQELLIPYNDYRLHSDSLKYADILMPGHINPEHVRYEKHRVWVVEANLKSDTRHTYKKRVFFIDEDSWQIAVTDIYDNRDELYRVGVAHGLNYYEVPTQWSTLEVFHDLQSRRYIAMGLDNEAKMYDFSAELDDISFTSSALRREGRR; via the coding sequence ATGAAAAATTCACTAAAAAAATTAACATTAGCCTCAGTTGCAGTAAGTTTGGCTATTGTGTCAACAGCAACTTTAGCTAAAGTTTCATCGACTGAGGTCGCAAAGTTAAGTAAAGAATTAACACCGATTGGCGCAGTACGTGCAGCCAATAAAGACGGTTCTATTCCTGCATGGAACGGTGGTATTACTTCTGTTCCTGCTGGCTATACCGTTGGTGATCACCATATAGATCCATTTTCTACCGACAAAGTAAAATACACGATCACTGCTGCTAATGTGGGTGAATATAAAGCCATGTTAACGCCGGGTCAGGTCAAGTTATTTGAAACATACCCTGATACTTATAAAATGAATGTTTATCAATCAAGACGTTCAGCTTCTTACCCTGAGCATGTTTATCAAGCAAGTATTGATAATGCCGGACGTACAGAATTAGTTGAAGGCGGTAATGGTATTGTTAACGCGGCTGTTGGTATCCCATTTCCGGTACCACAAGATGGCTTAGAAGCTATTTGGAATCACATTTTACGTTATCGTGGTGAATCTTTAACACGAGAAGGGGGTCAAGCAGCTCCCACCGCTTCTGGTGATTATACTTATTTAGGTTTTGACGATCAGCTAATGATCCCATATGGGGTTAAAGGTGCTTCAGCAGATAAACTTAAAGAAACTAATATTTTGTTTAAGTTTAAGCAAAAAGTAACTGAACCAGCACGTTTAGCGGGTACCGCATTATTAGTTCATGAAACAATGAACCAAATACAAACACCACGCCAAGCTTGGACATACAACACCGGACAACGTCGTGTTCGCCGTGCACCGAATGTTGCTTATGACACGCCAGGTACAGCGTCTGATGGATTACGTACCACAGATGATTTCGACATGTTTAACGGCGCACCAAACCGTTACAACTGGACATTAAAAGGGAAGCAGGAATTATTGATCCCTTACAATGATTATCGTTTACACAGCGACTCATTAAAATATGCGGATATTTTAATGCCAGGTCACATTAACCCAGAACATGTTCGTTATGAAAAACATCGTGTATGGGTTGTCGAAGCTAACTTAAAATCAGATACACGCCATACTTACAAAAAACGTGTTTTCTTTATTGATGAAGATAGCTGGCAAATTGCGGTAACCGATATTTACGATAACCGTGACGAGTTATATCGTGTTGGTGTTGCCCATGGTTTGAATTATTACGAAGTTCCTACACAATGGTCTACACTTGAAGTGTTCCATGATTTACAGTCTCGTCGCTACATAGCAATGGGCTTAGATAATGAAGCTAAAATGTATGACTTTTCAGCTGAGTTAGATGATATATCATTTACTTCTTCTGCATTAAGACGTGAAGGACGCAGATAA
- a CDS encoding WD40/YVTN/BNR-like repeat-containing protein: MQRLLAFLFSALFFLNAFSQQLPAIQAPLASKSLMLDIFKINDKQLVAVGERGHILLSSDAITWRQANVPVRSTLTAVYFIDATHGWAVGHDATILFSSDGGENWQVQQHLPAKQKPLLDIMFKDKNEGIAIGAYGQQYRTSDGGENWAFEFHGEFLFPEDLAYLEELKEQDEEAYLDEQGSILAHFNSIFKDGRTLYMVGEVGLIAKSNDFANKWLPFDKIYQGSFNDIARTQQGNLLVVGLRGNIFRSLKSGTPWQHINTKTQALLNSIVLGDNGSIFVLGNNGVILKSDDDGVSFSLNIQADGKALISGVWFNNQLVIVSEVGLKVIALTKLK, from the coding sequence ATGCAACGTCTGTTGGCTTTCCTTTTTAGCGCTTTATTCTTCCTTAATGCTTTTTCGCAGCAACTTCCTGCTATTCAAGCACCTTTAGCCAGTAAATCACTTATGCTTGATATTTTCAAAATCAACGATAAGCAGCTTGTCGCTGTAGGTGAACGTGGTCATATTTTACTTTCAAGCGACGCAATTACATGGCGTCAAGCTAACGTTCCCGTTCGTTCTACCTTAACGGCAGTCTATTTTATTGATGCTACTCATGGTTGGGCTGTCGGACATGACGCCACCATATTATTTTCTAGTGATGGCGGCGAAAATTGGCAAGTACAACAACATTTACCCGCTAAGCAAAAACCTTTACTCGATATTATGTTCAAGGATAAAAACGAAGGCATAGCGATAGGCGCATATGGTCAGCAATATCGCACCAGTGATGGTGGTGAAAATTGGGCATTTGAATTTCATGGTGAATTTCTATTCCCTGAAGACCTCGCTTACTTAGAAGAATTAAAAGAACAAGATGAAGAGGCTTATTTAGATGAGCAAGGCAGTATACTTGCCCACTTCAATAGTATCTTTAAAGACGGTCGTACGCTTTATATGGTTGGCGAAGTAGGTTTAATTGCTAAAAGCAATGATTTTGCCAACAAATGGTTGCCGTTTGATAAAATATATCAAGGTTCATTCAATGACATTGCTCGCACTCAGCAAGGAAATTTATTAGTTGTTGGTTTGCGCGGTAATATTTTTCGCAGTTTAAAAAGTGGCACACCTTGGCAACATATTAACACCAAAACCCAAGCCTTATTAAATTCGATAGTGCTCGGTGATAACGGTAGTATTTTTGTCTTAGGAAATAATGGTGTTATTTTAAAAAGTGACGATGATGGCGTTAGCTTCTCTTTAAATATTCAAGCTGACGGTAAAGCGTTAATTAGCGGTGTTTGGTTTAATAACCAGTTAGTCATCGTTTCTGAAGTTGGTCTTAAAGTCATTGCACTGACTAAGTTAAAATAA